Proteins from a single region of Primulina tabacum isolate GXHZ01 chromosome 5, ASM2559414v2, whole genome shotgun sequence:
- the LOC142547037 gene encoding potassium transporter 7-like isoform X2: protein MAEEGSERDNGGLASMDSMESRWVYQDDEEGSDVDHEDDYVNGGGGLPQRDSDDEDNAEQRLIRTGPRIDSFDVEALEIPGAHRNEFEDFTMGMRVILAFQTLGVVFGDVGISPLYTFSVMFSKAPVKGNEDVLGALSLVLYTLILIPLIKYVLIVFWANDDGEGGTFALYSLICRHAKVSLLPNQLPSDARISSFRLKVPSAELERSLKIKERLEASLTLKRLLLMLVLAGTSMVIADGVVTPAMSVISAVDGLKIGVSWVKQDHVVMISVAFLIILFSVQRYGTSKVGIVVGPALFIWFCSLGGIGIYNLVKYDTRVLKAFNPIHIYYFFKRNSTKAWYSLGGCLLCATGSEAMFADLCYFSVRSVQLTFIFLVLPCLLLGYLGQAAYLMENHADTTQAFFSSVPSGAFWPVFFIANIAALIASRTMTTATFSCIKQSTALGCFPRLKIIHTSRKFMGQIYIPVMNWFLLALTLILVCNISSIYEIGNAYGIAELGVMMMTTILVTLVMLLIWQINIFVVMSFAILFLGLELTFFSSVLWSVGDGSWIILVFAIVIFFIMYVWNYGSNLKYETEVKQKMSMDLLRDLGPNLGTVRAPGIGLLYNELAKGVPAIFGHFLTSLPAVHSMIIFVCIKYVPVSVVPQNERFLFRRVCLKSYHMFRCIARYGYKDVRKENHQTFEQLLIESLEKFIRREAQERSLESGGDDDSDSEEERSFSRILIAPNGSVYSLGVPLLAEFKDANKFISESSISEGAKQESTADQVAIEAAIDSEQSLEKELSFIRKSKESGFVYLLGHGNIRARKDSWFIKKLIINYFYAFLRKNSRRGTANLSVPHAHLIQVGMTYMV from the exons ATGGCGGAGGAGGGATCGGAGAGGGATAATGGGGGTTTAGCTTCTATGGATTCCATGGAGTCGAGATGGGTGTATCAAGACGACGAGGAAGGGTCGGATGTCGATCACGAAGACGATTATGTCAACGGCGGCGGGGGTTTGCCGCAGCGGGATTCCGATGATGAGGATAATGCGGAGCAGAGATTGATTCGCACGGGACCTAGGATCGATTCGTTTGATGTTGAAGCCCTAGAAATTCCCGGCGCTCATAGGAATGAATTTGAG GATTTCACCATGGGCATGAGAGTCATATTGGCCTTTCAGACACTTGGAGTTGTTTTTGGTGATGTTGGAATTAGTCCATTATATACCTTCAGTGTGATGTTTAGCAAGGCTCCAGTCAAAGGGAATGAAGATGTTCTTGGTGCACTATCCCTAGTTTTGTACACCTTAATTTTGATTCCGCTGATTAAGTATGTTCTTATTGTTTTTTGGGCAAATGACGATGGTGAAG GTGGTACATTTGCTCTGTACTCCCTGATTTGTAGACATGCCAAAGTTAGTCTCTTGCCAAACCAACTTCCATCAGATGCTCGTATATCAAGCTTTAGACTTAAAGTGCCATCTGCTGAACTGGAGAGGTCTTTAAAAATAAAGGAAAGACTCGAAGCTTCTCTGACACTGAAAAGGCTTCTTTTGATGTTGGTGCTGGCTGGTACTTCTATGGTGATAGCTGACGGTGTTGTTACACCTGCGATGTCAG taaTCTCTGCTGTTGACGGCTTAAAGATCGGAGTCTCATGGGTAAAGCAAG ATCATGTGGTGATGATCTCGGTTGCATTTCTTATAATTTTGTTCAGTGTACAGAGGTATGGAACTAGTAAAGTTGGGATTGTAGTTGGCCCTGCCTTGTTCATATGGTTTTGTTCTCTTGGAGGCATTGGCATATACAACCTTGTGAAGTATGATACCAGGGTTCTGAAGGCATTTAATCcaattcatatatattatttcttcAAGCGCAATTCGACCAAGGCTTGGTATTCCCTAGGAGGCTGTCTTCTTTGTGCAACAG GTTCTGAGGCAATGTTTGCAGATCTTTGCTATTTTTCTGTAAGATCAGTGCAG CTTACTTTTATATTTCTTGTATTACCTTGCCTTCTGTTGGGATACCTGGGTCAAGCTGCTTATCTGATGGAGAACCATGCTGATACAACACAAGCCTTCTTCTCTTCTGTTCCGA GTGGAGCTTTCTGGCCTGTCTTCTTCATAGCCAACATAGCTGCATTGATTGCTAGTAGGACTATGACTACAGCTACGTTTTCTTGCATCAAACAGTCCACAGCACTTGGTTGCTTTCCTCGTCTGAAAATCATTCACACCTCAAGGAAATTCATGGGCCAAATTTACATTCCGGTCATGAATTGGTTTCTACTGGCTCTAACCCTGATACTAGTATGCAATATCTCAAGTATTTATGAGATTGGAAATGCATATG GCATTGCGGAACTCGGAGTCATGATGATGACTACAATCTTAGTGACTCTCGTAATGCTTCTTATATGGCAGATCAACATTTTTGTTGTTATGAGTTTTGCTATACTTTTCTTGGGGTTGGAGTTAACATTCTTTTCGTCAGTTTTATGGAGTGTGGGGGATGGAAGTTGGATCATTCTGGTGTTTGCcattgtaatattttttataatgtaCGTTTGGAACTATGGGAGTAATCTCAAGTATGAAACAGAGGTAAAGCAAAAGATGTCGATGGATTTATTGCGGGACCTAGGTCCCAACCTTGGAACTGTCAGAGCTCCTGGCATTGGTCTGCTTTATAATGAGCTAGCAAAGGGGGTACCAGCTATATTTGGACATTTCCTCACTTCTCTTCCTGCTGTGCATTCAATGATCATATTTGTTTGTATAAAGTATGTTCCTGTATctgttgtgcctcagaatgaaAGGTTTCTGTTTAGGCGAGTCTGCCTTAAAAGCTACCACATGTTTCGTTGCATTGCCAG ATATGGTTACAAGGATGTTCGCAAAGAAAACCACCAGACCTTTGAGCAGTTGCTGATCGAGAGTCTTGAGAAGTTCATTCGTCGGGAAGCTCAAGAAAGGTCATTGGAGAGTGGCGGTGACGACGACTCGGATTCCGAAGAAGAGCGTTCTTTCTCAAGAATTTTAATAGCCCCCAATGGTAGTGTTTATTCACTTGGTGTCCCTTTACTGGCCGAATTCAAGGATGCCAACAAGTTCATCTCCGAATCAAGCATATCAGAAGGGGCTAAGCAAGAGTCAACCGCTGatcaagttgctatagaagctGCTATAGACTCGGAGCAAAGTCTTGAGAAAGAGCTTTCTTTCATACGCAAATCCAAAGAAAGCGGGTTCGTGTATCTTCTTGGTCATGGAAATATCAGGGCAAGGAAAGATTCCTGGTTTATAAAAAAGCTTATCATCAACTATTTCTATGCTTTCTTAAGAAAGAACTCACGGAGGGGAACCGCGAATTTGAGTGTTCCTCACGCACATCTGATACAGGTAGGCATGACGTATATGGTATGA
- the LOC142547037 gene encoding potassium transporter 7-like isoform X1: MAEEGSERDNGGLASMDSMESRWVYQDDEEGSDVDHEDDYVNGGGGLPQRDSDDEDNAEQRLIRTGPRIDSFDVEALEIPGAHRNEFESQDFTMGMRVILAFQTLGVVFGDVGISPLYTFSVMFSKAPVKGNEDVLGALSLVLYTLILIPLIKYVLIVFWANDDGEGGTFALYSLICRHAKVSLLPNQLPSDARISSFRLKVPSAELERSLKIKERLEASLTLKRLLLMLVLAGTSMVIADGVVTPAMSVISAVDGLKIGVSWVKQDHVVMISVAFLIILFSVQRYGTSKVGIVVGPALFIWFCSLGGIGIYNLVKYDTRVLKAFNPIHIYYFFKRNSTKAWYSLGGCLLCATGSEAMFADLCYFSVRSVQLTFIFLVLPCLLLGYLGQAAYLMENHADTTQAFFSSVPSGAFWPVFFIANIAALIASRTMTTATFSCIKQSTALGCFPRLKIIHTSRKFMGQIYIPVMNWFLLALTLILVCNISSIYEIGNAYGIAELGVMMMTTILVTLVMLLIWQINIFVVMSFAILFLGLELTFFSSVLWSVGDGSWIILVFAIVIFFIMYVWNYGSNLKYETEVKQKMSMDLLRDLGPNLGTVRAPGIGLLYNELAKGVPAIFGHFLTSLPAVHSMIIFVCIKYVPVSVVPQNERFLFRRVCLKSYHMFRCIARYGYKDVRKENHQTFEQLLIESLEKFIRREAQERSLESGGDDDSDSEEERSFSRILIAPNGSVYSLGVPLLAEFKDANKFISESSISEGAKQESTADQVAIEAAIDSEQSLEKELSFIRKSKESGFVYLLGHGNIRARKDSWFIKKLIINYFYAFLRKNSRRGTANLSVPHAHLIQVGMTYMV; the protein is encoded by the exons ATGGCGGAGGAGGGATCGGAGAGGGATAATGGGGGTTTAGCTTCTATGGATTCCATGGAGTCGAGATGGGTGTATCAAGACGACGAGGAAGGGTCGGATGTCGATCACGAAGACGATTATGTCAACGGCGGCGGGGGTTTGCCGCAGCGGGATTCCGATGATGAGGATAATGCGGAGCAGAGATTGATTCGCACGGGACCTAGGATCGATTCGTTTGATGTTGAAGCCCTAGAAATTCCCGGCGCTCATAGGAATGAATTTGAG tCGCAGGATTTCACCATGGGCATGAGAGTCATATTGGCCTTTCAGACACTTGGAGTTGTTTTTGGTGATGTTGGAATTAGTCCATTATATACCTTCAGTGTGATGTTTAGCAAGGCTCCAGTCAAAGGGAATGAAGATGTTCTTGGTGCACTATCCCTAGTTTTGTACACCTTAATTTTGATTCCGCTGATTAAGTATGTTCTTATTGTTTTTTGGGCAAATGACGATGGTGAAG GTGGTACATTTGCTCTGTACTCCCTGATTTGTAGACATGCCAAAGTTAGTCTCTTGCCAAACCAACTTCCATCAGATGCTCGTATATCAAGCTTTAGACTTAAAGTGCCATCTGCTGAACTGGAGAGGTCTTTAAAAATAAAGGAAAGACTCGAAGCTTCTCTGACACTGAAAAGGCTTCTTTTGATGTTGGTGCTGGCTGGTACTTCTATGGTGATAGCTGACGGTGTTGTTACACCTGCGATGTCAG taaTCTCTGCTGTTGACGGCTTAAAGATCGGAGTCTCATGGGTAAAGCAAG ATCATGTGGTGATGATCTCGGTTGCATTTCTTATAATTTTGTTCAGTGTACAGAGGTATGGAACTAGTAAAGTTGGGATTGTAGTTGGCCCTGCCTTGTTCATATGGTTTTGTTCTCTTGGAGGCATTGGCATATACAACCTTGTGAAGTATGATACCAGGGTTCTGAAGGCATTTAATCcaattcatatatattatttcttcAAGCGCAATTCGACCAAGGCTTGGTATTCCCTAGGAGGCTGTCTTCTTTGTGCAACAG GTTCTGAGGCAATGTTTGCAGATCTTTGCTATTTTTCTGTAAGATCAGTGCAG CTTACTTTTATATTTCTTGTATTACCTTGCCTTCTGTTGGGATACCTGGGTCAAGCTGCTTATCTGATGGAGAACCATGCTGATACAACACAAGCCTTCTTCTCTTCTGTTCCGA GTGGAGCTTTCTGGCCTGTCTTCTTCATAGCCAACATAGCTGCATTGATTGCTAGTAGGACTATGACTACAGCTACGTTTTCTTGCATCAAACAGTCCACAGCACTTGGTTGCTTTCCTCGTCTGAAAATCATTCACACCTCAAGGAAATTCATGGGCCAAATTTACATTCCGGTCATGAATTGGTTTCTACTGGCTCTAACCCTGATACTAGTATGCAATATCTCAAGTATTTATGAGATTGGAAATGCATATG GCATTGCGGAACTCGGAGTCATGATGATGACTACAATCTTAGTGACTCTCGTAATGCTTCTTATATGGCAGATCAACATTTTTGTTGTTATGAGTTTTGCTATACTTTTCTTGGGGTTGGAGTTAACATTCTTTTCGTCAGTTTTATGGAGTGTGGGGGATGGAAGTTGGATCATTCTGGTGTTTGCcattgtaatattttttataatgtaCGTTTGGAACTATGGGAGTAATCTCAAGTATGAAACAGAGGTAAAGCAAAAGATGTCGATGGATTTATTGCGGGACCTAGGTCCCAACCTTGGAACTGTCAGAGCTCCTGGCATTGGTCTGCTTTATAATGAGCTAGCAAAGGGGGTACCAGCTATATTTGGACATTTCCTCACTTCTCTTCCTGCTGTGCATTCAATGATCATATTTGTTTGTATAAAGTATGTTCCTGTATctgttgtgcctcagaatgaaAGGTTTCTGTTTAGGCGAGTCTGCCTTAAAAGCTACCACATGTTTCGTTGCATTGCCAG ATATGGTTACAAGGATGTTCGCAAAGAAAACCACCAGACCTTTGAGCAGTTGCTGATCGAGAGTCTTGAGAAGTTCATTCGTCGGGAAGCTCAAGAAAGGTCATTGGAGAGTGGCGGTGACGACGACTCGGATTCCGAAGAAGAGCGTTCTTTCTCAAGAATTTTAATAGCCCCCAATGGTAGTGTTTATTCACTTGGTGTCCCTTTACTGGCCGAATTCAAGGATGCCAACAAGTTCATCTCCGAATCAAGCATATCAGAAGGGGCTAAGCAAGAGTCAACCGCTGatcaagttgctatagaagctGCTATAGACTCGGAGCAAAGTCTTGAGAAAGAGCTTTCTTTCATACGCAAATCCAAAGAAAGCGGGTTCGTGTATCTTCTTGGTCATGGAAATATCAGGGCAAGGAAAGATTCCTGGTTTATAAAAAAGCTTATCATCAACTATTTCTATGCTTTCTTAAGAAAGAACTCACGGAGGGGAACCGCGAATTTGAGTGTTCCTCACGCACATCTGATACAGGTAGGCATGACGTATATGGTATGA